The Nocardia arthritidis genome has a window encoding:
- a CDS encoding PPA1309 family protein produces MCSVTADLHAELVLARCVREVAEFVDAEGWDRPPQMFALVPTADLVAAEPGLLDQLEDGSELTPIAQEAFPDDITGGSMALDEFLATTSWPPAVRGCMLVQEIVVLPPTAESTLDDALTPLLADHDAADAAARAAADAHPERRQARLFAAVLREGASLCLLQLRPEDEDDFGGDLDLRTYPNLAPNLIEALHHTLE; encoded by the coding sequence ATGTGCAGCGTGACCGCAGACCTGCACGCCGAACTCGTCCTCGCCCGCTGCGTCCGCGAGGTGGCCGAATTCGTCGACGCCGAGGGTTGGGACCGTCCGCCGCAGATGTTCGCCCTGGTGCCGACCGCCGACCTGGTCGCGGCCGAACCCGGGTTGCTGGATCAGCTGGAGGACGGCAGCGAGCTGACTCCCATTGCCCAAGAGGCGTTCCCGGACGACATCACCGGCGGATCCATGGCCCTCGACGAATTCCTGGCCACCACCAGCTGGCCGCCCGCGGTGCGCGGCTGCATGCTGGTGCAGGAGATCGTCGTGCTGCCGCCCACCGCCGAGAGCACCCTCGACGACGCGCTGACCCCGCTGCTCGCCGATCACGACGCCGCCGACGCCGCCGCGCGCGCCGCGGCCGACGCCCATCCGGAGCGCAGGCAGGCCCGGCTGTTCGCGGCGGTACTGCGGGAGGGCGCGTCGCTGTGCCTGCTACAGCTGCGCCCCGAAGACGAGGACGATTTCGGTGGCGACCTCGACCTGCGCACCTACCCGAATCTGGCCCCGAACCTCATCGAGGCGCTGCACCACACCCTGGAGTGA
- a CDS encoding YlbL family protein, which translates to MNRRILTLLAALLPVVVLGVAGSLVTVPFVALGPGPTVNTLSVVNDKQVVDVRGVPVDPTDGHLNMTTVSVRDGLNIFEAFGFWLSGDHGLVPRAEVYPPDKTREEIDKSNQQDFSDSESNAEVAVMRYLHLPTAVLVRAVSEDGPAKDALRAGDQFVSVNGAPVNTPKDVVDAVSAQQPGSKITVVVLRDNAEQTVTVTLGARPGATAKGYMGITTGEGARQPMQVTFNLADIGGPSAGLMFSLALIDKLTPGELDGGKFVAGTGTIDQDGKVGPIGGIQYKMIAAREAGAQTFLVPAANCNEAKQRTPDGLRLVKVENLSGAVQSLDDIKAGKDVPSCG; encoded by the coding sequence GTGAATCGTCGGATCCTCACCCTGCTCGCCGCTCTGCTCCCGGTCGTCGTGCTCGGTGTCGCAGGGAGTCTGGTCACTGTGCCGTTCGTCGCACTGGGGCCGGGACCCACCGTGAACACCCTCAGCGTGGTGAACGACAAGCAGGTGGTGGACGTGCGCGGCGTACCCGTCGACCCGACCGACGGCCACCTCAATATGACCACGGTCTCGGTGCGCGACGGACTGAATATCTTCGAGGCGTTCGGGTTCTGGCTCAGCGGCGATCACGGACTGGTGCCGCGCGCCGAGGTGTACCCGCCCGACAAGACGCGTGAGGAAATCGACAAATCCAATCAGCAGGACTTCTCCGATTCGGAGAGCAACGCCGAGGTCGCGGTGATGCGCTACCTGCACCTGCCCACCGCGGTGCTGGTGCGCGCCGTCAGCGAGGACGGTCCGGCGAAGGATGCGCTGCGGGCGGGCGATCAGTTCGTCAGCGTGAACGGCGCGCCGGTCAACACGCCCAAGGATGTGGTGGACGCGGTGTCGGCACAGCAGCCGGGCAGCAAGATCACCGTGGTTGTGTTGCGCGACAACGCCGAACAGACGGTGACCGTCACGCTCGGCGCCCGGCCCGGCGCGACCGCCAAGGGATATATGGGCATCACCACCGGTGAGGGCGCGCGGCAGCCGATGCAGGTGACGTTCAACCTCGCCGATATCGGCGGGCCGTCCGCGGGTCTGATGTTCAGCCTCGCGCTGATCGACAAGCTCACCCCCGGCGAGCTGGACGGCGGCAAATTCGTCGCGGGCACCGGAACCATCGATCAGGACGGCAAGGTCGGGCCGATCGGCGGCATCCAATACAAGATGATCGCCGCGCGCGAGGCGGGCGCGCAGACCTTCCTGGTGCCCGCCGCCAACTGCAACGAGGCCAAGCAGCGAACGCCCGACGGGCTGCGCCTGGTGAAGGTCGAAAACCTCAGCGGCGCAGTGCAATCCCTCGACGACATCAAGGCGGGCAAGGATGTGCCCAGCTGCGGGTGA